The Deltaproteobacteria bacterium genome includes a window with the following:
- a CDS encoding DUF1611 domain-containing protein, with translation MVPLAHNTAQSPAEVATAIVYCEANFGAIDGKTANGLVRHSELYRILSVIDSEKAGLDTGVVLGEPPKGIPICRDLADALARADTTPDYFIFGMAPASGMLSTRDRGVLLEAIDLGMNIVSGLHEFLSDDPEFVAASVARNVRILDVRKPPAKERLRTFSGRIAEVTSLRIAVLGTDCSVGKRTTATVMTQALNDRGVKAVMVGTGQTGLIQGARYGVALDAVPSQFCAGELEATIIEAFEAEKPDVILVEGQGALSHPAYPTSALILRGACPDGVVLQHAPARAHRADFEHMPMPDPADEIHLIQTFSDTKVIGLTINHENMTDADVSTAIARYQDQLGISVTDPLTRSPRILVEMVLSALRGL, from the coding sequence ATCGTACCGCTCGCTCATAACACCGCACAATCGCCAGCCGAAGTCGCGACGGCCATCGTGTACTGCGAGGCAAACTTCGGTGCCATTGATGGGAAGACTGCAAACGGCCTCGTCCGTCACTCCGAGCTCTACAGAATCCTTTCGGTCATCGACAGCGAGAAGGCCGGTCTTGATACCGGCGTCGTGCTCGGAGAGCCGCCAAAGGGGATTCCCATTTGCCGCGACCTGGCCGATGCGCTGGCGCGCGCCGACACCACGCCCGACTACTTTATTTTCGGCATGGCTCCCGCGAGCGGCATGTTGTCGACTCGCGATCGGGGGGTTCTGCTGGAGGCCATCGACCTGGGGATGAACATCGTGAGCGGCCTTCACGAGTTCTTGAGCGACGACCCGGAGTTCGTTGCGGCGAGCGTCGCACGGAACGTAAGGATACTCGATGTCCGAAAGCCCCCCGCCAAGGAGCGCCTGAGAACCTTCAGCGGTCGTATCGCGGAGGTCACCAGCCTGCGCATCGCCGTTCTCGGCACCGATTGTTCTGTTGGCAAGCGAACCACCGCGACCGTCATGACCCAGGCACTCAATGACCGCGGCGTCAAGGCGGTCATGGTCGGCACCGGCCAGACCGGCCTGATCCAGGGAGCCCGCTATGGGGTCGCCCTCGACGCCGTTCCTTCACAGTTCTGCGCCGGTGAGCTCGAAGCGACGATCATCGAAGCGTTCGAAGCCGAAAAACCCGACGTGATCCTCGTCGAAGGACAAGGCGCCCTCAGTCATCCCGCCTACCCGACCTCGGCCTTGATCCTCCGCGGCGCCTGTCCCGACGGCGTCGTGCTCCAGCACGCACCCGCGCGAGCCCATCGTGCCGACTTTGAACACATGCCGATGCCGGACCCGGCCGACGAGATCCATCTCATCCAGACCTTCTCCGACACGAAGGTCATCGGCCTCACCATCAACCACGAGAACATGACCGACGCCGACGTCAGCACCGCCATCGCGCGGTACCAGGACCAGCTCGGCATCTCGGTCACCGACCCGCTGACGCGATCGCCGCGGATTCTGGTGGAGATGGTGCTTTCGGCGTTGCGGGGGCTGTGA
- a CDS encoding AbrB/MazE/SpoVT family DNA-binding domain-containing protein, with product MIVKISSKRQIALPARVLDALGVGAGDQLELEEGADSLVLRTRRVDCSRLATLRQKISSGHPPFDVQAFRRQKYDPSLRD from the coding sequence ATGATCGTCAAGATTTCATCAAAACGACAAATTGCATTGCCGGCACGGGTACTGGATGCGCTGGGTGTGGGTGCCGGCGACCAACTCGAACTGGAAGAAGGGGCCGACAGCCTTGTGCTGCGAACCAGACGGGTCGATTGTTCCCGCCTCGCAACGTTGCGCCAGAAGATTTCAAGCGGACATCCACCGTTCGACGTCCAGGCCTTTCGGCGACAAAAGTATGATCCGTCGCTAAGAGACTGA
- a CDS encoding metal ABC transporter ATP-binding protein, which produces MKGQRIAASMLALIGALALTGCASQPTKIAAQDVSPLLYKDYDCDQLVAESHRISRRVHTLHAQLKSTADADAAQMGIGLVLFWPTLLFLEGGDGPEAQEYARLKGERDAIETVSIQKKCGIEFKPLIPKDKPEGS; this is translated from the coding sequence ATGAAAGGACAACGGATTGCTGCCAGCATGCTTGCGCTCATCGGTGCACTGGCGCTAACAGGCTGTGCGAGCCAACCAACTAAAATTGCTGCGCAAGATGTGTCTCCCTTGCTATACAAAGATTATGATTGCGATCAGCTTGTCGCTGAATCGCACCGCATCAGTCGTCGAGTTCACACGCTTCATGCCCAATTGAAGTCGACGGCCGATGCTGACGCAGCGCAGATGGGCATCGGCTTAGTCCTCTTCTGGCCGACGCTACTTTTTCTCGAAGGCGGTGACGGTCCCGAGGCGCAGGAGTATGCCCGACTCAAGGGCGAAAGGGACGCGATTGAAACTGTCTCCATACAGAAGAAATGCGGCATTGAATTCAAGCCCTTGATCCCAAAGGATAAGCCGGAGGGTTCGTAA
- a CDS encoding LLM class flavin-dependent oxidoreductase: MSNIQFDLGFSSRTIAAYPLARRIAIIKSAEALGFDRLWHSNEKFGRDMVANMTLSAAHTERIGIGAAVTDPYSVHPALTAAAMATVDEISSGRVIVGIGAGGSGFPAMGIQRAHPVAATGDAIAIMRGMWAGQPATVDGKVVSVRSGVLGFKARADIRIVIATRGPAMFRLAGRVADGAMIATMATPEGVGIARDFVRQGARQAGRDPGEIEIISRVDTCVDRDRDKARAGVKQMIAFLLWSSYPNRDFVAQLGMEVPADLEAMIAKRDYELMFEAGPLVPEEFVDAFAWAGTPEEVAAKISRIADMGIRRFGTWVLAPPEGGIESVIQLIAEEVMPRVRLASLV; encoded by the coding sequence ATGTCCAACATCCAATTCGACCTCGGCTTCAGCTCGCGCACCATCGCCGCCTACCCCCTCGCGCGGCGCATCGCCATCATCAAGAGTGCAGAGGCGCTGGGCTTCGACCGCCTGTGGCATTCCAACGAGAAATTCGGCCGCGACATGGTGGCCAACATGACCCTGAGCGCCGCCCACACCGAGCGCATCGGCATCGGCGCCGCCGTCACCGACCCCTACAGCGTCCACCCCGCCCTCACCGCCGCCGCCATGGCCACCGTGGACGAGATCTCCTCGGGCCGCGTCATCGTGGGTATCGGCGCCGGCGGCTCCGGCTTTCCCGCCATGGGCATCCAGCGGGCGCATCCGGTGGCGGCCACCGGCGACGCCATCGCCATCATGCGCGGCATGTGGGCCGGCCAGCCGGCGACCGTGGACGGCAAGGTCGTCAGCGTCCGGAGCGGCGTTCTGGGGTTCAAGGCCCGCGCCGACATCCGCATCGTCATCGCGACCCGCGGACCCGCCATGTTCCGCCTGGCCGGCCGCGTCGCCGACGGCGCCATGATCGCCACCATGGCCACCCCCGAGGGCGTGGGCATCGCCCGGGATTTCGTACGCCAAGGTGCGCGCCAGGCCGGCCGCGACCCCGGCGAGATCGAGATCATCTCGCGCGTCGACACCTGCGTCGACCGGGACCGCGACAAGGCCCGCGCCGGCGTCAAACAGATGATCGCGTTCCTGTTGTGGAGCAGCTACCCCAACCGCGACTTCGTCGCCCAGTTGGGCATGGAGGTCCCCGCCGACCTGGAGGCCATGATCGCCAAGCGCGACTACGAACTCATGTTCGAAGCCGGCCCCCTGGTCCCCGAGGAGTTCGTCGACGCCTTCGCCTGGGCGGGTACCCCGGAGGAAGTCGCCGCCAAGATCAGTCGCATCGCCGACATGGGCATCCGCCGCTTCGGGACCTGGGTGCTGGCCCCGCCCGAGGGCGGCATCGAGTCGGTCATTCAGTTGATCGCGGAGGAGGTGATGCCACGGGTGCGGCTGGCGTCGCTTGTTTGA
- a CDS encoding LLM class flavin-dependent oxidoreductase, translated as MSQPKTTVGYLLPTREIVMAQAIPDCGRIMDLAESAETLGFDSIWVGDSILARPRLEPLTTLAAAASRTSRVKLGTAVLLPALRHPVVLANEIANLDLLCNGRLILGLGIAGNNDLIKREFAGCGVDSRHRIGLFEEGVALMRRLWTEEEVTFHGRHFQLDGVRLGLHPAQPSGIPLWLAGSVDNALRRVLRLGDGWFPLPNSPESFARNWERIESLAQEMGQDAARLARAVYVTVNLNDDTAQAEREMRAFMEGYYKVSYETMVAVQPPCNGPAARCIEWLQAYVEQGAETIVVRFGSPDQTAQQERFAADVLPALRAA; from the coding sequence ATGTCACAGCCAAAGACCACGGTAGGATACTTGCTGCCCACGCGCGAGATCGTGATGGCGCAGGCGATCCCCGACTGCGGCCGCATCATGGACCTCGCGGAGAGCGCCGAAACCCTGGGCTTCGACTCCATCTGGGTGGGCGACAGCATCCTGGCGCGGCCGCGGCTGGAGCCGTTGACCACACTGGCCGCGGCGGCTTCGCGCACCAGCCGGGTGAAGCTCGGCACCGCGGTGCTGCTCCCGGCCCTGCGCCATCCCGTCGTACTCGCCAACGAGATCGCCAACCTCGACCTCCTGTGCAACGGCCGGCTCATCCTGGGCCTGGGCATCGCCGGCAACAACGACCTCATCAAACGCGAGTTCGCCGGTTGCGGCGTGGATTCCCGCCACCGCATCGGCCTCTTCGAGGAGGGCGTCGCCCTCATGCGGCGCCTATGGACCGAAGAGGAGGTGACCTTCCACGGGCGCCACTTCCAGCTCGACGGCGTGCGCCTGGGGCTCCATCCGGCACAACCCTCCGGCATCCCGCTGTGGCTCGCCGGCAGCGTGGACAACGCGCTCCGCCGGGTGCTGCGGCTCGGCGACGGCTGGTTCCCGCTGCCCAACTCCCCGGAGAGCTTCGCCCGCAACTGGGAGCGGATCGAATCTCTGGCGCAAGAGATGGGACAGGACGCCGCCCGGCTCGCCCGCGCCGTCTACGTCACCGTCAACCTGAACGACGACACCGCCCAGGCCGAGCGCGAGATGCGCGCGTTCATGGAAGGCTATTACAAGGTGTCCTACGAGACCATGGTGGCCGTGCAACCCCCATGCAACGGCCCGGCTGCCCGATGCATCGAATGGCTCCAGGCCTACGTGGAGCAAGGCGCCGAGACCATCGTCGTGCGTTTCGGCAGCCCCGACCAGACCGCCCAGCAGGAACGCTTCGCCGCCGACGTGCTGCCCGCGCTCCGCGCCGCCTGA